The Alnus glutinosa chromosome 3, dhAlnGlut1.1, whole genome shotgun sequence nucleotide sequence AAATTTGGAatcttaattttcttattttttgttgcaGTTATGACTCAAAGCATCTCGGTATATTCTGCCCATTTCATGATGATATACCTGAGTTGATTTGACCTAGTCTCATTTGCAAGTAACCTTTATGTGTTTCTGCGTTTTAGACTTTTGCTAATAGCAATAAATTTTCTGGTGTTTGCAGTTAAGCTGCCTGAGCTTTTGGCATATGTAAACATTGAAGAGGAAACGTTGACCCGCTTGCAGCAGAAATTACTTGATTTTCTCAAGTATCAACTCAATCcttataaattatattcaacatttaGAGAGCTGCTAATGTTCTAAATTCTGTTGTAAATTCAGTACAGCAAAAGgataaggatcctctccattcattttgtttttttaaaaaaggatcGTCTCCATTTCACTTAAATGGAGAGGAGCCATTTCATggtcttgattttattttgttgcatcaAACAGTGTACATGAtgccacgtcatttaaaatGACATGACAACATACTCACCTGATTTGTGAAATCTATCAATTTTagttgaaatggagaggatcctgttcCACGGCAAAATTGGACTAGTGCAATCTCCTCCAATTCCTCACAATTTGTTTGAGCAAGGTCTAGCTCATGAATGCATTATTAACTTAGAGTGGTCATTCCGTTGAAGAATCAAATAATTTGACCAAAGTCTGATATCGTGCATTAAAGAAGAAAGTGTTTTAAATGACACTTACATTTCAATATATGCTTTCACTTTCTATATTCCAAAGATCATCAAACCTATGAAGACACTttgctctctccctctctctttgaTAGAAGGCATTCTCCCTTGAAGCTGGTATGAACACATCATAAATCATTTCAATTATGATTCATGGGCATGACCATGTTTGAGGTCCAAGAATCATGACATAGACATCTATAAACACACAATTGTGTTTTACGTGCCAAATGTGTAAGGCCCATTAATTACCTGCAACACATACGTTGATTCTGCTATTCAGTCATTACTTAATTAGAGGTTGGTGCTGCTGATGGGTTTGCTTTTAGTGtatgaaatataatatttagGGGCATTTTTATCACAACTTGAGCATAGAATTGTTTCATTGTAATAGTCAATGGATTTTTATTCTGGGTGAAGTTTCTAAATTCTTCTTTACGTATCGGTATGTGATTTTGCTTGCATTTTTACAACAGGGGTTGTGAATTTGGAATGTTTGagatccttatcaggtccaaaTGCTCACTACTATTGCTAAACGTCATGCAGGTTTCTGCAGAAAAATCAAAGTACTTTCTTCCTTTCTGCTTATGATGGCCCCAAAGTTTCTGAGGGAAAAGGCAAGGGAAAAGATGACTGAGGATGGAACATCTAATTGTTGTCTTTCTTCTTAACAATCCAGGTTGGAACATCTAATTGTTGTTGTAACAGTAGCATTGGTAATTCATTCTTTTCAAGTGacattcttctttattttagttGACATTCTTCCGGGACTTTGTTGTGTCATGAAGTGATACCTGTTGGAATAGCCCAATGTTTCTTATAACTGATGTGATTGTTATGGTGTGATCTGCACTTATAGAAACCAAAAACTCTCCTCGAAGTGGTGGTGGTTTGAgatttaaatagtaatactGTTTTGGAAGGCAATGTGTCGTGAATCTTGAATACACCCGATTTCTTTGTACACAGGTTTCATGACATTGTATGCATTCATTTATACGCTGCATTTCTAATGTTTTGCCTGTACATGGCCCTTGAAAAGAGAGGGGGTTACGGGAAGCCAAATAGGTTAGGAATTCTGTTCACCATTTGAATAAGTTGAAATTTCTTTAGATAAATTATGGGCCTCGTTATTTTGGAGTTCTATCACGTAAACTTCCCTATACTATGCAAATAACCAATAATATTCCAGTCTAGCTAAGGAAAGAGTTACAATCATGAAAGAGTCATAATCTTGAatagatttttatttgttttagagATCTTTCTTAGGACTGTTTTATTGTAAGAGAAAGACACGAAAGATGTTATTGTAGAAATGAAATTGTCGTTGTAGACAAGCATACGGGCTTCATCATTCCAGATTGCTGCCAGCCATGTCCAGCACAAACCTATATCTCACATCGTTCCTCTCCATTCTTTCGAATGCCTGGTTCACGTAATCCATCTTCACCACCTCTACCATTGATGTCAAACCCTTCAGCGCCCAGAACTCTAATATCTCCTGTGTCTCTTCCATGCTTCCAATGAAACTCCCAGATATCGTCTTCTTTCCTATATAACAAGTCACCGTTATTATAAGAAACAATAAGCACCTCAAATTGTGAAGAATGATGGCCCGGAACAAAGAAAGGCACAAGCTGGAAATTACCGAGAACTAACGTAAATCACAAAGTATGATCGCCAAATAAGCTAATCCAAAGGGCTTAGCAATGACATGAGAATTCTAGGTTGGTGGGGTTgagaaattgtttttgtttgtgaaaatatAATTGTGACTTGTGAGGGACCAGGCATACCTAGAATCAGGTCGACGGAATCAAACTGCAGTGGTTTAGGAGCAACCCCAACTAATATAAGCTTCCCATCAACCTTGAGAAGTGGAAGGTAGGACTGTAAAGGGTGCACAGCCGGCACAGTGTCAAGGATATAGTCCATGCTGTTTGTGGCTCGTTCCATCTCAGCAGTGTTGGAGCTTACCAGAAAAGCATCTGCGCCTAAGTGCTCTAAAGCCTCCACCCTCTTCTTATCAGAAGAACTGATGACGGTGACATGATGCCCCATTGCCTTGGCTATCAGAACACCCAGATGACCAACTCCCCCTAAACCCAAAATCCCGGCCTTGAGAGCTTTATTAGACCCCTTGAACTGTTTCAAGGGACTATAAGCTGTCACCCCAGCACACAGCAGTGGTGCCACCTGCGCCGGTGCAAGCTTTTCTGGTATCCGGACCACAAACCTGCATTCACTCTATTATTAACTGGGAAACTTAAACTTCTATGTACTAAAGGAGaagatttaaaaagaataatagtATGATGCTTGTTTTCCCCTACCtctgatgaacaaccatggcaGATGAGAAGCCTCCCTGAGTGGGTCGTCCATCTTTGTATGTGCCATTGTAAGTGAGGATTCTGTGGTTGCAGTACTGCTCTTCGTTGGATTTGCATGAGAAGCACTCCCCACAAGAGCCAACTATACAACCAACTCCCACAATGTCTTTAACTCTAAATTTCTTTACATCTGAACCCAACTCCACAACTTCTCCCACCACTTCATGCCTTCAAATCAAACACAAGGGAATGAGAAAGTGAGAAACGGAACTCTGGGAGATATCATGATGAACCTCGAAATATACATCGTGGTCTATTTgattcaatgttttttttttttcccaatacaTGAGGTTCTCTGCGTTTGGTGTTTAAAGGTATAAATTAACTTCGTATATATTGTATACAGAAAGGTGCGTACCCTGGGACCAAAGGATAGTTAGTGGAGTGAATCTCATTCCTCATCTGATGAAGATCTGTGTGATCCATCCCACAGTACAAAACCTTGAATACTACATCTTCTGGACCTGCTTCCCTGTTAACATGAACATCAAAATGAATTTCTGAATAGactgcacacacacacacacacacacacacacagagaccTGAGAGTGAATGAGTAAGGAGAGAGATGTCCAGATGAGTCTCTAGCAGCCCAACCAATAACCCTTGTTCCCTCCATTTCTTCTGCTTCAAAAACCAATTAAAAACACTTCACAaaataattgagagagagatggagaagataACACTCAGAACATGAAGCTGCAGAATGATTGATCATTTGGGATTTTATAGCCATGGAAATCCCCATGATCTTTGACTCTCGGCCTTGCTTGTGTAAGATGGTCAAATACTAGAATTCTAAATTCTAAAAGCATAAATATCATAAGGAGGTGCAATGCATTCAACCCAGAAAAGTCACGTAACTAAGAACTGAAGACTGTAGTGGTGGCCGTGAGGATCACTTAAAAAATTAGTTGTTTTCAGATATtaccataatatatatagtttgtgtCTTTTGACCAATTGGGTTCTAAATCTGGGTCGGGGACTTTCCATTTTTAGCAAATTCTAGTTATCTGATTGGCTAAGACAAGATGTAAATCGTAATTGAGGACCACATGAAAGGAACCAATGTTTTGATTATCAGTTTTCCGTGGGACCTTAAAGTTGTTGGGGGTGGCTTGGTGTGGGACACAAAGGTGGAGAGCTCATCCTCATCACATACGTCATGGGTTTTCCTTAAGACGGTTATACCCTTTAATCTCGTGGCTTTCTTGGCGGGCACTGTGCCAATGCTTCAATATCTGGAAGGGTGGTATGCGTGACTTATTCTGTGAAGCCATACTTGACCGATAGCAGCAGTCTTCCAATTATGGTTTGATTCTCAAATTGACTCACAATAATGGATGGAAGGTTCActtgaaaaatactaaaaaactatttatgGAAGTTTCCTTGCGAAAAAGGAAAATGGTTAAGATACTTATATAGCTTTTACtataatttctttataaattcaTATATAAGTTCATATTAATCGGCTTGCTAATTATTGACTACCACGTTAGTTCGTAAAAAAAGAACTTGTAGTAGAAGCTGTAGCATCCTTAGTACTACTACACGGACAAAGATTAAAGAAGGGGGATATAAGATAATAGAGGCATtgggacaaagttttcctcaaAAGTGCATGTGacaatcacatgctttaataAAAATGCTTgttataataacatttattttggATGAGTAATAcgagaaactacatttttattttacaatcaTTCCACAATGCTGACGTGtcattattaacaaaaaaaaaaatagttagttGAGACTGTCACATCAGCACTAGGAGATGAAAATGtcatttctaacattactcgttTTGGatgcatgttagtttaatagattggattggaagaaaactttgttcgAGACCTTGTTGTAACTCTCTTTTGTATAGCACGTGTTGCATCAAAATAATTGACAAACTAAGCGTAGGCTATTACAAGTAATAAATTCTTAGTGAGATTGAGGTCGATCCACATAGAATGGTAAAcacttaattaaaatttatattatcatgcattaaaataaaatgagttgaTTTTTTTCACTAAGAAGTGGAGTAATGAAATGAAACGTAAAGCAAGATTACATTAACTAAAACATgattaagaagaaaaattaatggGAAAGCACTAGGGGATTCACCTAACATTTTATTACATGCACTTGAGATATCTTTAACTCGATTGGCCTAGACAATcaacttttttaataagaaaatacaacaattGAACACTAATCAAGTGTAAAGCATATTGAGCATGGGTTCAgttgaaaatttgatttatttcaaTGACATGTTACAAGAGAGATTATGCATTCAATATATTCTCGAATTATAACAAATCAAGCAAAGTAAGTTTCtaatatatcaaaaaaatcataatgaatcataAACTTATTaatatgcaatttttatttttttcaaaaacaaaatcttcagaacacataataaaaatccTAAGCTTTATCTCTACgcctaactaaaaaaaaattagccactcataatcataaaaaatacatttcataatCCAAGGGTTAAACATCAAATAAAGTCATTGGCTGATTTGAGAAACCatcttaaaccaaaaaaaaaaaaactggtccCTCTGATCTCCCCCAGCCCTCCACCTTCCCTTCTCGAGAAAATTCTCCCTTTTCTTGAATCAGAATCAGCCCCTAcctgttttctgttttctgtaGCTGTCAGAATAAGGAGACATACATTGTCTTATATGTACGTTACCACTATGTGTTTTGCTCTGTCCATTTTGGCCGCTCTCCTTCTCAGCCCACGTAGATTAGTTGGTcattctttagtttttcttgCGCAAACAAGACGCATGCTGTCCTTTAATAAATCATAATAGTTAGACAGTATTTTAAATTAGctataaaatgtaaaatttagtgcaaaataaattatagtagtgtttaaattatttttttttttttttaaaaaaaaaatgcacatttaaAACTATCATCGGCAAAGGGAAATTAAAGGCGAAAGATATTGGATAGGTCCATCACGTCAAATTGTAAAGGATAAGGCAAAAATTTAATGAAGTTTTTCTACAAACTATTTTCCAATATATAGCATGATATGATGTCTTTTTATGTCTCCTAAGAAACGTTGAACAAATTGCTCATACATCACATGTATAATGCTCACCTACTTATTATGTACACATACATGATACACCTCTGGTCAATAAGAAAATAGTCTAGAACGACTTTGTTTGTTTACGTTTtgtagagtatttttttttttgtttgaaaaagtgttctgatgtgatattaatgtaaaaaaatattttggtatttttaagaatatttgtGTTGGTTGTTAATGGTTTTATTTTGAGAaggtaaaaaacaaaatacatagaataaaaatttgaacaaaCAGTCCCCCgatattgattaaatatgctacCGTGGTTAACaaactaaactttttttttattattattattgatttttgtaCTCACCAAatttggagagagaaaaaacgtgagataaaataaaattattaaaaatatttttcaagagaATAGGTAAATAgctaaaacagaaaataaataaataaattttagcaGTGAAATGTGGCATTGCCACAAACATTAGTTGAAATCGGATCctcttaattttaaataaaatggataCTGTCTATTTTATGATTAggatttaaagtttttttttgtttgaaaaattgatGACTTCATTGATTAATCAATAGCATCTTGCTCCGCAATAATAACATTCCGAATAACAAACGGACACTCATCCAACCAAACCTCATCAAGAAGCTGAGAAAGAGCTAATTTAGCTAGCTTATGAGCAACCGTATTGGCTTCTATTCGCACATGAAGGACTGAGTAAGAGGGCACCTGAGAGAGGCAAGCTCGTGTATCCACTATCAAATGGCCAAAAAGATTCCAGCAAGGCCCTTCCTTCTTCAATGCTTCCACCAAGTTCAGCGCATCACCCTCAAGTTGCATGTGGGATAGACCCAAATCACAACCAAGCTTCCCTGCATTCCAGGCTCCCAAAACTTCAATCATGGATGGGTCCACCAAAAACGGAAAAAACCTCTGCATGTGCTGCAAAGAAACCACCGGCTTCATCCCTTATCACTATCCCTATTCCCGTCCGCTGCAACACTGGGTCTAACGTAGCATCCCAGTTGATTTTTAGGAACCCACAAGGAGGGGGAGACCACCTATCCATGGAGCACACATTTCTTCTAGCCATCCCAAAAGTCCGCTGTAACACCAGAGGGAACTCATCAGCCATTTTCCTTGCCGCAGCTACTAGGTTGTGGGGTGCTGAAAAAACTCGACCAAACACCATATCATTGCGCCTTAACCAAATCAGCCTAGCAACTGTAAGGGCCATTAATAACTCCTCATCCTGTGCTGAAAGGcataatttcatattatttaaatttttaaaaatttcaatatatattaattttatataatgcATCAATTATAAATCTTCatctttcatttaaaataaatacgAATAGTATCCATCCGAAGGAGGTGGGGGAATGTTACCCGTTGACAATCTCAAATTAATGTCGCTCAaccaattacttttttttaatggaatttcaTAACTAAAGCCCTTGTTGAAACATGTATTTCCAGTAAAGCCCCGGCCCCAGTGAGAGATGAAAATGAGCACATGGTGTGGTGTGGTGTGGTGTGGATGGCGTAACGAGAAACAAAACAAGTGCCCCAAATTTGTAGAAATTCCCGGTGCTTCACGGTCCACTGAGGCCCCAACcaactctctctccctccctctatCGCTCTCTTCAGCGGCGATGGACTGAAGACTGAAATTCCCCAAACCCCTCCGAATAATGGAAACCCTAACCCTCCCTCACTCACTCCGCTCCACCACCAAATTCCAACCCTTCCCCACTTACACAAAGCGCCTTCCACTCAACTCGACGATACCTTTTTCCAAACCACCCCTCCAATTTCCCATAATTCGATTCAAACCTCTGTCTCTCCCGCTCAGTTCCCCGAATTTCCGTCTCTCCCAACTCCGTTGCGCCGCCAAGGCCACcgatcaccaccaccaccacgaGCATCACGAGcaccatcaccaccaccaccaccaccaccaccattgCGATGAGGACGCGAAGCTGAGCGGGCCACAGAGAGCGCTGATCGGGTTCGCGAGAGCGGTCCGATGGACGGACTTGGCGGATTTCTTGAGGGAGCACTTGCAGTTGTGTTGCTGCTCCGCGGCTCTTTTTCTGGCCGCCGCGGCCTGCCCTTACGTCGTGCCGAAGCCGGCGGTGAAGCCTCTTCAGAACGCTTTCATGATCGTCGCTTTCCCTCTAGTCGGggtaatatacattttttttgtctcgAATTGTCCGTGTTGTGTTTGAATAGAAAATTCATGTTGAAATCTAATTAGCTTTGTATGGTATTTAACCATATCAACACAGCTCGAGGTGATTGTTTTAGTTTCTTTGAGCATTATTTTAGTGTTTCATGTGCGGTGGTGTGGGACTTAAGAGAGGGAAAAAGGCATAGTCGTAAGAAATCTGGGGTTGATTTTCTTGAAGGAACTAAAGTGTGTAATATATTgggatgaaaagaaaaagaataaggcTAGTTACGGAATGCgaattttctgttttcttttattatcaTTAGGACTCTAGTTTTTTGCTGGTTATGGATTGTACATAtgcttttttggtttattttgattGTTGAGGATTTTGTACTGGTTACGATCACAATATTGTCTTGACGCTGTGGTAATGTGTTACAATAGCATGCCATTTTTGTTTCCAGGTCTCTGCATCACTTGATGCTCTCACTGATATTGTTGGTGGAAAAGTAAATATCCACGTGTTAATGGCTCTCGCGGGCTTTGCATCTGTATTTATGGGGAACTCCTTAGAAGGAGGGTTACTTCTTGCCATGTTTAATCTTGCCCATATTGGTAAGCATTTCAAACTAGCATATTCAGCAACAATTTATATGCGTGTGTGTGGTGGTTGGTGAAGTTTAAGTTTTATCATTTAGTGTATGGTGACTGCAGCTGAAGAGTATTTCACCAGCCGCTCAATGGTTGACGTTAAAGAATTGAAGGAAAATTATCCTGATTTTGCTCTTGTGCTGGATGTGGCCGATGATGAGCTTCCTGATACTTCTGATTTTACGTACAAAAAGGTTCCGGTGCACGACGTAGAAGTGGGCTCATATGTCTTGGTTGGGGCGGGTGAGGTATGTGATAGCAGATGTAGTACCTTGGtttccttttggttttgtaGAATATAATCTCTATACGTTACAATTCTGCTGGAGATGAGGAGAGCATGATGATGGTCCTGTATTTGCTTCTGAGACTTTTGTAAAATCTAAGAAGTTGTACTTGTACCTGTATGCTTTAGCCAGACTCGTTTACTGACTCATCGCAGTATATGCTTACTACTGGGTTCCGGTCCACATGACCCTAAGTACTTTTTGGTACTGCCATAAAAAAGATTGAAATATTTTGTCTtgttttattcatcaaaaaaaaaaaaattgtcttgtTTTTCCCAATTCTGTATTTTCTGTCTGGGCCACTTTACTTTCTACATGTTCGAAGTGCATCCAAGCTTCATGAGTTTTAGTATACACTGTGTATCTGTAGTATGAACAAGTATAGGGATATAAAgcattttatttcttgtaaTGTGTAAGTGCATGTATATggtattttgagtattttatcatattttatgccaaagaaaaaaaatgtacgaATACAC carries:
- the LOC133863497 gene encoding probable cinnamyl alcohol dehydrogenase, which encodes MEGTRVIGWAARDSSGHLSPYSFTLREAGPEDVVFKVLYCGMDHTDLHQMRNEIHSTNYPLVPGHEVVGEVVELGSDVKKFRVKDIVGVGCIVGSCGECFSCKSNEEQYCNHRILTYNGTYKDGRPTQGGFSSAMVVHQRFVVRIPEKLAPAQVAPLLCAGVTAYSPLKQFKGSNKALKAGILGLGGVGHLGVLIAKAMGHHVTVISSSDKKRVEALEHLGADAFLVSSNTAEMERATNSMDYILDTVPAVHPLQSYLPLLKVDGKLILVGVAPKPLQFDSVDLILGKKTISGSFIGSMEETQEILEFWALKGLTSMVEVVKMDYVNQAFERMERNDVRYRFVLDMAGSNLE